A region of uncultured Fusobacterium sp. DNA encodes the following proteins:
- the dusB gene encoding tRNA dihydrouridine synthase DusB, whose translation MTKIYIAPIAGVTDYTYRGILREFKPDMLFTEMVSINAMECASEKTLKVILRLREGDSVQLFGKDIPKMVESAKFVERMGVKHIDINSGCPMRKITNNGYGSALMEKPDHIKAMLSELRSALNDDTGLSIKIRAGYKEFKNPIEIAKIAEEVGCKHITVHGRTREQMYSGKADWSIIKGVKESVSIPVIGNGDIFTAEDAKERIDYSGVDGIMLARGIFGNPWLIRDIREYLEYGKILHPVTQLDRVNMAIEHTRRTQIEHPERPFIFELRKHLCWYLKGIRNSNAIRDKINHTDKYEEILELLNMIKVGIEQEGVEE comes from the coding sequence ATGACAAAAATATATATAGCTCCAATAGCTGGAGTGACAGATTATACTTATAGAGGAATTTTAAGAGAGTTTAAACCAGATATGTTATTTACAGAGATGGTAAGTATAAATGCAATGGAATGTGCATCTGAAAAAACTCTAAAAGTAATCTTAAGGCTTAGAGAGGGAGATTCTGTTCAACTATTTGGAAAAGATATTCCTAAGATGGTTGAAAGTGCCAAATTTGTAGAGAGAATGGGAGTAAAACATATAGATATAAACTCAGGTTGCCCTATGAGAAAGATAACTAATAATGGTTATGGTTCAGCACTTATGGAAAAACCAGATCATATAAAAGCTATGTTGTCAGAATTAAGAAGTGCATTAAATGATGACACAGGGCTATCTATAAAGATAAGAGCTGGATATAAAGAGTTTAAAAATCCAATAGAGATAGCTAAAATAGCTGAAGAGGTTGGATGTAAGCATATCACTGTTCATGGTAGAACTAGAGAGCAGATGTATAGTGGAAAAGCTGATTGGAGCATAATAAAAGGTGTAAAAGAGAGCGTATCTATTCCAGTAATTGGAAATGGAGATATATTTACAGCAGAAGATGCTAAAGAGAGAATAGATTATTCTGGTGTAGATGGAATAATGTTGGCTAGAGGTATTTTTGGAAATCCTTGGCTTATTAGAGATATTAGAGAATACTTAGAGTACGGGAAAATACTTCATCCTGTTACTCAACTAGATAGAGTAAACATGGCAATAGAACATACTAGAAGAACTCAAATTGAACATCCAGAGAGACCTTTTATATTTGAACTTAGAAAACATTTATGTTGGTATTTAAAAGGAATTAGAAACTCTAATGCTATAAGAGATAAAATAAATCATACTGATAAGTATGAGGAGATACTAGAATTACTAAATATGATAAAAGTAGGAATAGAGCAAGAGGGAGTTGAAGAGTAA
- a CDS encoding PhoH family protein, giving the protein MRKIFVLDTNILIHDPKCIYNFTGNDVILPIYVVEEIDKLKRNQNTAIQARMASRVLDEIRSKGSLAKGVELPNEIFFKVEIKNDRSLLPENLSKDVMDNNIISVTLGIKKENPDRRVIIVSKDINMRIKADSLGLEVEDYNSDRVEYNELYDGYFEVEVDKKIYDKFDKDGKIDFTDLNREDILPTPNCFFKLIYKGNILCGRYIEGKIKKFILGDGQAWGLRARNDEQRFAMELLMDESVKVVTLVGGAGTGKTLLAIAAGLELVVEKKRYKKILIARPIIPMGKDLGYLPGSEKEKLKPWMQPIFDNIDFLSEAKEDKAGEKVVEGLEAMGMMKIEPLTYIRGRSIPKGLIIIDEAQNLTPLEIKTIVTRAGQDTKIIFTGDPQQIDNPYLDANTNGLTYMADKLKFEKIVGHITLKKGERSEIAEIAARLL; this is encoded by the coding sequence ATGAGAAAAATTTTTGTATTAGATACTAATATTCTTATTCATGATCCTAAATGTATCTATAATTTTACAGGAAATGACGTAATTTTACCTATTTATGTAGTAGAGGAAATTGATAAATTGAAAAGGAATCAAAATACTGCTATTCAAGCTAGAATGGCTTCAAGAGTTTTAGATGAGATAAGGTCTAAAGGAAGTTTAGCTAAGGGAGTAGAGTTACCAAATGAGATTTTCTTTAAGGTTGAGATAAAAAATGACAGAAGTTTACTACCAGAAAATCTAAGTAAAGATGTAATGGATAATAATATTATTTCTGTAACTTTAGGAATAAAAAAGGAAAATCCAGATAGAAGAGTAATAATAGTAAGTAAAGATATTAATATGAGAATAAAAGCTGATTCACTAGGCTTAGAAGTAGAAGATTATAACTCTGATAGAGTAGAATACAATGAACTTTATGATGGATATTTTGAAGTAGAAGTAGATAAAAAAATCTATGATAAATTTGATAAAGATGGAAAAATAGATTTTACAGATTTAAATAGAGAAGATATTTTACCAACTCCAAATTGTTTTTTTAAACTTATTTATAAGGGAAATATTTTATGTGGTAGATATATAGAGGGAAAAATTAAAAAATTTATCTTAGGTGATGGACAAGCTTGGGGATTAAGAGCTAGAAATGATGAGCAAAGATTTGCTATGGAACTTTTGATGGATGAAAGTGTAAAAGTTGTAACATTAGTTGGTGGAGCTGGAACAGGAAAAACTCTTTTAGCAATAGCTGCTGGACTTGAATTAGTTGTTGAAAAGAAAAGATATAAAAAAATATTAATAGCTAGACCAATTATTCCTATGGGTAAAGATTTAGGATATTTACCAGGTAGTGAAAAGGAAAAATTAAAACCTTGGATGCAACCAATTTTTGATAATATAGATTTTTTAAGTGAAGCTAAAGAGGATAAAGCTGGAGAAAAAGTTGTAGAAGGTTTAGAAGCTATGGGTATGATGAAGATAGAACCTCTTACATATATAAGAGGAAGAAGTATTCCTAAAGGACTTATTATTATAGATGAAGCTCAAAATTTAACTCCATTAGAGATAAAAACTATAGTTACAAGAGCTGGTCAAGATACTAAGATAATATTTACTGGAGACCCTCAACAGATAGATAATCCATATTTGGATGCAAATACTAACGGACTTACTTATATGGCTGATAAGTTAAAATTTGAAAAAATTGTGGGACACATTACTTTGAAAAAAGGTGAGAGATCTGAAATAGCTGAAATAGCAGCTAGATTATTATAA